GGTGTTTTGAAGATGAAGagtagattttttatttttttttggaccaaACATAAACTcgatatataaaaaataaaaaggacaCTACAGgtccaaaatacaaaaaaaatacagaaaacaaaaacaaaaaagtcgcCTGGAACCAAAACGCCAGAGCTGGACCCATCGATCACACTCGTGAGGATGGATGGAGTGAACAAGTGGAGAGGCCAAGTAAGGGTAGAGCAACTCTCAAGATAGACCCGCCGCACCAACTTGAGCTCATTCCCGCCATAGGCTGAAGGCCGAAGCTGCTGGCTGACGCCGCCACCGTCGCTGCTGAGCTGGTTCCAAAGACCCAGATCTCAAACCCTAGATCTGGCTCCTGAGTCCAAAATGATGGGGAGAATGGGAGATCTCAACTTTCTaagaactgattttttttaagcGGACCCTTGAATGGTTTTTATCAATGATGGAAAATTGCAAAGGAAGAGGAGCTGTGTGCAAACAACCTTTCCAAAGCATCCAATAAAGAAACGGAAAATAAGGAACTGGCAAATGTGGTGGCAAAGAAGTGTGGTGGCAGGGGGCATTCAAGTGGCGGCTGATTTTGGAAGGATAGGAAGAGGTGGCTGGTCAGGTTTTTGAACAAGggttaaaagaagaagatgaagccAAGGATTAAAAACACTTCTTGCATCATTTCGCTCATTAATGAGATTCCCCATTCTATTAAATGTCTCACAAACGGTGTTAAATATCGTGGCAAAATGACTAGAGTGCCCTCAAAGTAAAGACCAAAAAACAGGTACGTAATTCGGACCTCGTAGTTTTCTCATGTCTAAGATTTTTTTGGAAGGGCAAGTAAGATTTTGTTTGAgcgttcctttttcttttcttttttacttttctcaatTGGCTGATTCTGTTTTTGGTGAatcttttatatattttaatcatTTTGATGTAGtctcttgtatttttcttagaGCTCAAGAATTGAAAAAGTTAAAGACAACAAAAACATATTGGATGCAAAACACATTAAAGAGAGAAGCACAGTGATTTATTATTTGATTACTTTTCTAAATTTCGTCTTTTGTGAATGATAGTTTTGCATTAAATAttagtgttctaaaaatcaaaattaatcggcaattaattgTTGGCGGGGTCTATTCTACTAGATCTGACTAATTGCTATGAGCTGATTAATCGCCAATTATTAATTGGTATGCGCCGACTAATTGCTGATTACTAGACCTCAAAGCTCGAAGGTGGCTGAttgcccgactagcgcctagcaacttttagaacattgttaaATATATGGGGTTTATTGATtttagccgaccccaagtgattgggacataaaactcggtttggtttggtttggtttggttatgaggtttattgattcgttttggtgagaaagaaaagttaaaaattaccACTAAAAACTTTTTAAAGTTCACTAAGGgtaaatataatttaaaaaaaaaactgtttggtttgaattATAGCCCACGAGCATTACCACAATCACACACTTCACATCTCAATTTGGtcttacaaaaagaaaatttttgagGATGATTGGACAAGGGGTTCTTGTAGTGCACTAACGCACTACGGAGTGTAGTGCATCTTGGTACGCTCCATTGAgatcttttcaattttttaattcaCTGAGGGTGCGTTTTCAGTAAACTAAATAGACAGCCCATGTTTTAACGAATTTCTAGGCaagtcattctcctcacatacatAAACTAAAATATCATTATTTTGCTAAGCAACTAAAATATCATTTAacagaaacaacttgactattgcCGTTAGCCTATAGTCCATTTAGTTCAGGGGAAATGCACCCTGAACACTATAGTTGTGTAACAAATTAAGTTATATGGGTATTCGTAACCTCGCAATCAAGATAAATTTTTCATATAGTTTGTTTTTTATATTACACTTTCCATTTATTTCTGTATAATGAATATTTTCCGATAATGCCATCAGATTTCCGCAACGACTGAGTTTGGATTCGGAGCAGTATTTGACGCATACCTTATTCTAATAGAACACAGTTGGGAATTCCAATCTTAAAATTGGAATTGTCCACCAGTgggaaaagtacaaaaaaaaataaaaaatgcttgCAGGGGTTGATCTGTTCAGGTCTCCATGGATTGATTATTATGGAGCCTAACGTAGTAACAATATTAGGAGAAAGCAAGGTGTAACATATAAATGTTACATGTTTTTTTGAGTGTGTGTTTTGCAAAGGAGCATACCATGGAAGTATATATGGTACAAATAGCACGCATTTTTTCCATGCCTGGTACACATGTTTGTGTGTACGAATAGAGGTGTAGGGTAACCCAAAATAGTTACATATCTTTTAGGTTAGTTAGTAGCTACACATATCTTTTTGATATATTAGTTATACATTTATTGGGCCGAGCAACAAAAAACTTGcacatttttttggtgttggttacacattattttataaattataacCAAAATTCTTGTCACCAAAATTAAATGGGATGTGTACCATAGGCTTCTCCTTTGATATTAGTATGTGGCTATTTGTGTATCTGATTATTTAAGTCTAGATATGTGTGAGTTGTGATACGATTATACGAACATAAATTAGTGAGAGTTTGTGTGGTTGGTGATGGCTGTTATTTGGTATTGATGTGACATTAATGAAGCCATGTGGTGGGTAATTTGGACATACTAAATTTCCTGAGGTCACATGATTCCATCGAAGCCATTTCATGGCAGCACCACAGAAGGGGGAGTTTGTCAATTGTCAGATAAAGTAAAGGAGCtcagtgtcatttcagaaacctcagatTCTGTGGAGTTTGTCAATTGTCAGATAAAGTAAGGGAGCtcagtgtcatttcagaaacctcagagCAGGTCTCTGTATTAGTCAGAAAcatcaggggaggtcagtgaaattaaCCCTAAAAACGGTAGATACTTAAGCTGTGTTAGTTCTATCATACCCTAGGGGCATAACATCCAAAGGAGGACTAGAAAGAATATAGATATAACTCAAGCCCGATGAAATGAATTAGTAGGGCACCTGAAATCCTCTGAAGTGTCCGTCTTGTCGGATCCATTTTGTATCGGACGGAACCAACACGGAATATACGCTCTCCTGTGACGTATTTAGATACTTTAGAAAGTTAAAGCATTACAGCAATATCAAGAATAATTCTTCAATATTCTTGTCAAAAACACACGGCCAGAAGGTTCTATCAGATGCAAACATATCGACTTCACGATAGCAAACTGTTTGATATTGCTtaatttttggactttccagTTCAATACTCACTGGAGCATATCCTTGTAAACCACACGTAGAGAAGGGAGCATTCAATCCACAATTGATGATAGCAGTCGTTCTATCACATTTTGTTTTGACAAGTATTCATTCTCTCACAAAGTTCAGTTCAAGTAACACtggggaaaaaaatggatcTGCCACTCCAGGACTATTTAATGGCCATACCTGGGCATAGCTCTATACTATGAACCAACTTACGGGAAGAACGGTTTCTATTTTTTGCTCCAGTTGTAACAACACCAGCACCATTctgttctcttttcttcttttctactGCAACCACAGCTAGTGTAGcttcctaaaaaaaaacagaagtcAATACCAATTAAGTAGATTGAAAACAGTTCCCTTCCAGCAGGAACCATCAGTTAAAATTCGAAGTAGTTAAAAAAGGAAATTCCAGGCTAATAGTGCCACACTAACCTCATTTGCCTTTTTTAACTTCCTCTCAATGGATTTTGACCACTTCAAACTAGCCCCACCAACGCTTAATACCTTGGATTTTCGCAAAGAAAATCCCTGGGTAGACCTTGTGTAAATAGTCTCCCTTTTTCTCGAAAGCAGCAATTTCCGGCTGAACAAATACAATCATGAATCATCCATTATTTTCTTGGGTCTAACATGTGGAGTTGACGTAAAGTATGGAGCCAACAGAATAATAACAGAAACAGAACTAAATGCTAACATACCTGATTGTAGATAAGGAAGTATTAGGAGTGGACGCTGATGCATGCATTAAACTTCTCCGGTAAGTTGCTCTTTTCCACGGAAAAAGGTGTGGCCACACCTGATGTATCAATGTATTGTCTTTCTTTAATGACTGTGCACCACGTAGTGTCCACACCAATGAGGATTTTGAAGGTTTATACGTCTTTCCCAAACCTGTAAAATGTTGACCTGCCTAAGTCTTGCCTACCTATTGATCATGTCATATGGAACTGTACAATTATTCTCAGAACAACACACTATAATCCTCAGATGCAATATGTAAACATAGTGAACTTAAGGGATGTTTTAGCCATAGATATTCAATAGTCGTGATTGATTAGAAGGCATGACTCAGTTGTACTGATAGTGAACAATAGAACCCGCTAAAAGGTAAGTCATCTTGGAAGCTTACTATTTGCCAAAGTACCTTTAAGGCTTTAACTACAAGAAGAACAGCAATTAAAGAGATGTTAAGATCCCCAGGTTTCAAACAGATCAAATAACACATACAGCATGACTGAACAAACACACACATTGAAAAACTAGCTAAATTAAAATCCAGCATTAATTCTTCAATTACCataatctctcttttttaaaaaaaaaaaattgccaatcTCAAATCCCTGGAGTGGGACAACCAAGAAACATGATTTCCCACCAAGTGTGACCAACAATGCTGATAAATGAGACCAGTGCTTCAACATACGTCAAATCAACAGCAGACAGCAGTTGGTCAGAATTAAGCAATAGTTGACTGCACAACATAAACCTCGGTGTTTTTGTGTCCTCATCTCAATTGACCAGGAAACAGGCAAATACTGACAACTAACTAGGATGGAGCGTCTAAGGCATTTGTATTAGATATTCAATGAAGACAGCACACAAAAATCATGTCCGTATTGCATGACGCATCTATAATTTACTCACATAGAAAAGACCAAATTAATGAATCACTTCGTCACTGCAAGCCTGCTTCTATGCTAGGAACCAAAAGAATAAGCAACACTTGATGAACTAGTTCCGAAATCGTACCTTTACCAGACCGCCCTCCACTAGAACTGCTTTGAATAACTGGTAGAGCCTTTTTCCCCTCTAAGATTAACATATCATCAGGCAAGCCCACTTTTTGAGTGATTTTGAACGACTTTCTGATGAtctggttttttttccttttatagtAACCACTGGAGGATGGGGCGTCAGTCTTGTCAACATTCTGATGAGACACATCACTAGAACCTGAAGCTGCAACCAACTGATTTGATTTTCTCTTTACATACAAtatcttcttcaattccctAGACACTGAGTTTATATCATCTTGCACACTCTGGGTCACAGAGTTGTTGATTTGACCATTTTGATATTCACTAGCACCTGTAGAATTTGGAGCATCATGGTAAACCTTTGACACGTCCGCATTTACTTTTCGTGTTAATGGATCTGAGTCAGTTTCAGAGCAACCATTTGATGGAGGATCTGCCAATGGTGAAGAGATCATGCAATTTGATAAATTGGTGCTGCAGGGTAATGGTGGTGTTTTGGACCTTTCAAGAGTAGCGTCCGGTCCtgtcttttcctttatttcgtTTACAATCAGAGGGTACAACCGATAGACAGATGAAGTCAAACCATGAGAGACAGTAGGAGCAGCAAATGGAGAAGGTTTTCTCACAAGACTGTTACCTTTACGAATGTAAGCAGCAGTTTGATCCTTTCCGATGTTTGAAGCCTGCTGCCCTTGTGGAGGAAAAGGGTTTGGATATGAGCTTTTCCCCAGATGAGACGAAGCAGAGGGATTCGTAGATCGATGCCACGTTCTTGGTTTTGTTCTGTGGCTTGACGGGGCCATTTTCTTTAACAAATGACCTGGAAAAATGCTAGGGACTACTGAAGCCAATTGGTTCTTTCTCGTGTTATTCATAGAATTCAAACCATCAGTTGTTTCTCTAGCATCCTGAGGCCCCACCTCAGTGTTTTTTGAGGAAACACTTCCCACTGCATGACCTGGTTTCTTGTCGGTTGTGGTATTCTGCAGAGATGTATTCAACAAGTTTGACGACAAAAGATCTTCAAGGACAAGCTTTTCATCTTGTTTTCTTTCATGCACGTAACCCTTGTCATTCAGTACTTGACCAAGTGTTATTTCAGTATTGACAATCTTTGATGCAGTGGCAGTGGATGGTGTTCCTTTAGTGTCCATGTTGAATAGTTTATCAGGTGCAGACTCCATGACTGCATCGTGCAAATCGGAAGTGGGGACACTGTCATCATGTTCATATAAAGACAGAGTGTTTAAGACAGAGGGCAAACCATTCTTAACAAACAAATCAGCGTCACATTCCACATCTTTAAAAGGCAGGCTCTGATCTCTGTCTAGAGTTTGAATTTCTACCGGACTTCTCTGCTGAACAATCTCTGTTCGAAGCACTCCAGGCTCCTCCACAGACTTACCCCTACCTCCTTTTTCGTTACCAAAAGCATTCTCTATGGTCATAACCAGATCACTTTTTTCGTTCTGCTCAAGTTCTGAAACATTATTACAACGGCCCTCTCCCACAAAGGCTACAGCCTCAAATGAGGCTCCTGCCTTAGAATTTTCAAGCAACACAGGGCAAGACTCTGAACAAGATGGAAATCTAGAATCCTCTTGGTGAATGTTACACATCATGTCTCTAAGTGAAGGCAGTTTCACACTCGAAGTGAAGGTACCAGCATTAGAGCTCTCCTCCTGGGTCTCAGACAGCATTGGCAAAGGTGAAACTGGTGCAGAGATTTTCCTCTTCTTTGTATACTTGGAAGAAGTTGTATATTGGCTAATCCTGATACTTCCTTTTCCTGAAACATCATTGTCAACTGAACCTTTAATTGGACTGTAACCACGCACAATCCCGTCCTTGTCTGTACAGCTTTGAGAGCCAGCACTAAAGTTCCCAGCACCCAGCAGATCCTCTTCTGCAAAATTAAGATCCATGGCAGGAAAACTCAAAGTTGTACCTACAGGATTCTCAGGCATGTCACATGAGCTTGGACTTGGCAAACGGTGACTGCTATCTTTCCTCTTATTAGATGTACACCCCTTCTCAAAACCAGCATGTAGATCACCTCCCACTAGCATCGTGGCTTTTGGAGCTCCTTCCAAGGCAACATTCTCATGCAATACAGTGGCACTATCAGGATCTGATTCCTTGCTAGTATCATCAAGGTAACCATTCCCAGAAAAGGAAAACTTGCTTTGAGAATTTCTCGAACCATTGTCAGAACCTGAGGTGGTAGTTGCAGAATCATTGGAGCTATATCCATCAGAGACACCCTCCTGGATACTGGTTTCCTCTAAACCCACAATAGCCTTGCTTTCAACTAAAGGAACAGCCCTAGGAAATCCTTCCACATCAACACTTCCTGCCATTACAGTAGCCTCATTAAACATGGAATCAGTGCCCACAGCATCAGTGTCTGAAACAGTAATTTTCAGTTGCCCTCTAAGAAGTCCATTGTCGGAACTCAAATCATTATGTACATTACTAACAGTGGTGAGTAAATTGACAGGAACCCCATCACTTCTGATTTCCTCTGGACTAGAAATATTGTTAGCCTCTAACTGTCCTTTTAAGAAACCATTCTGAAGAAATACAGGAGGTTCAATCTTGTGGCTAAAATCACCCACCTGACCACTACCAGTAAAATCACTTCCATTTTGTAATTCAGCTGGACCCCTGGCATAATATGAAATGGTCTGCAAATCAATTGATGTATCTGCTATGACAGTACCCTCGTCAACATTGATTTTTAAAGGATTTGAAGAACCAAAAGGACGGGTAGAGCTTTTTCTTGTTGTCTTACTATTCTGGACATGAGATCCACCAGAATCAACTTCACTTCCATCTTTATCTGAAACTATAGACCCCGCAGTATAATTCTCTATAATATGATCCAGGAACGCAGTTACTTCATTTGGAGAAGGTTTCATATCAACATTGTGCACCAAAACCATACCAGCTGATGCATTTTGCTCTCTTGAATGCATACTGTCCTCACCAACCTGTGAGGCTGTGGGTGGACCACTAAGGGATCTATTCTCTTTGACGAGATCAACATTTTTGTCCATCGCCAGTGACCTTAATACATATGAGTTGACTTCCTTCTTCTTAACCCCAAGTGAAGATGTCCCAACTGAGCCAATAGTATCGACACCCTTATCTGAAAAAGGCTCTTTCATATTGTTTCTTCCAGGTAACTCCAATGTGTGGTGTGAAGAAGGTTGTGAAAAAATATCACACACATCTCGACCACCAGGATCCTTAATATTCCCCCCTGACTGCTTTGATTTCTTGTAAGAAATAGCGGGACAATCAAAACCATTTGTGGAGCTGTTCGATTTGCTTAGTGGTGAATTTGAATGGTCTAACTCTGGCCCCGGGAGTTTCCTATTAGATTTGACTCCACAACTTGGAGAGGCCACAATAGCCTTGGCTACCAATGCATTAGATTTGAACGACACATCAAGCTCCACTGGGCTTCCCTCTCCATCTGGCTCCACTCTGGTATCGGTATGAACAACGGGACCTCTACTTCTAAAGGTACTGGGGCCTGAATCATTAGAGCAAAGTGCAGGAAATTTTTGTTCACCATTTCTATTACGCTTAGTAGACTTACGAAGTTGAATCCTGCGTAAGGCACTCGTCCTCTCTATTTCCTTTCTGCGACTTTGACGAAATTCTTGGTTACCTTCTCTACTACCCCTAAATTTACCAGAATCATAAACATTAGGCACCCTTCTGGAGAACCCAATTTGGAGCCCACTGAAATTATCAAAAGCTTTGTTCTCACCATCCATGGGACAAGCATCAGATGAACTTCTGGAAGGCGGCCGAGCATGACCAACCCATCGCCTATTTTCGTCACTACCATTACTCCTAATCCTATCATTGTCCATCGCGAAACCACGAAAAGACTGATAACTTCCCACAGTTGACCCATAATCTCTCGATTTTTTATTAGGGCTACAAAAATGTGAATCACCAAATGCAAAGTTCCTAGAAGATCCGCTAGAATGAGGTTCGTAAAGATGGTTACGGCGGATACGATAACTAGTATCAACATCATTGGTATTATTCCTTAAGAATTCTTCATCATCATGATCAGGTTTAAATCCAACGTCGTCAATGAAATCATCTCTAAACTTAAGACTAGAATCTGGAACATGACTAGTAGGGTTATCAAATTGGATAAGATTATGGAGCGGAACCCTAGGCGGGTCCATCCAGGAGGAGTCAGAGCGGGAAATTGGGAAGGAATTGGCAAAGTTTTTATCGAAAATCTTAGGCGGCGGCGGGCGGAGGAGGTGGCGGGAGGGGGGGATTCTAAGATGGTCCTCGATCGGGCGGGGGTGATTGGGGAAAGGGAAGTGCGATTGGTGGTTATTATAAGGCGGCGGCggtggtagtggtgggggaGGGGGAAGTAGATGGGGGTAGAAATTGATGTCttcggagtggtttggtggAGGACGGTGGTGGGGAAGAGGGACATACCTGGGAGGGTGGTCGAGGAAAGGCGGTGGCTGCTCCATCGTCTGCGTCAAGAGGCGCTTTGCTTTCCAGGCTCCAAAACTGTCCCACTATATTTTACGTCTTCCATGCTTGGCTTGGTGAACAAGAGCTAAAATATGGCGGCCGCCATTCGCAATCCAGTATTTTCTTCATACAATCCGttaaaaaatttccaattaattGCAAAATACAACTCCAGTGTGAAATGACCTAATTGCCCTTATAAATTTCCACGCATAACCCAACCAGTTAAAACCCTTCACAAAATTTCTCCCCAGGGCCCAGACAACCCAataaggtggtgttccactttttaaaaaaatatttttttttcaaacgaacgtaatttcaaactcaaatataatgaaaaatattttttcaattttttttgcaccgtttaaaagatcttaatgagatctatcaaacaagatctatattggtaggaaaattatttgcgtaaatacatgatttttgagtttgaaattaccttctttttctaaaagttctttttccaAGAAACCGAAACACTCCCTAACTCATCTCCTTCCTCCCTTTCCAAACCGTGaacattctgttttttttttccacaacgATAACAgtttataaattacaaaaaaaaaatccattacaTCTAGGATGGGacttgttccaaaaaaatagaacaagaaACCACGACGGCAAGGAAACAATCCAAGGACAAGACCCCATACCAAACAACCTCGACACGCTAGCAGATAAGCAATCAGATCTGCTACCCAACAAACACCAGTGGAAATCCCCCGGCAACTGCTACCCAACAAAGTCAAAATCGCTGGCATGCTCCTGTCACAAGACCATGAATCGCCAACAATCAAACGCCAACGGACGGGTCCTCATTGTCACGAACATTTGGACGCTACTCTAATGTGAGCCCCTGCTGTCAGAACGAGCTCTAGACGTGAGACGGCAAAAGCTAGCAAATCTCATAGACACGGCGAGACTGGATACCAATCCAGAACCACAAACTCACTACCAAACTTCAGATTACTAACCACTGCCCCGGTCTGGAAAAACCAGATCGAGAGAAAATGCCGACGTGGATAAACTAACTGGAGAAAGCCCCACCAAAAGGAGAATTTTTTAGTGTCAggtgggtaccacgtcaccCGGTTGACGTGGTGCCCGAGTGGGtacattcgagccgtccaaaagtgtattggacggctcagattgaaacacacactctctctctcctctcacccctaaactctctctcctttttctctctcctttttctctcgccaaatccgagccgtccaaaaccgaaatgaacTGCTCGGATGCACCGAGCAGACACCACGTGGTATCCACTCGGCACTGAAGAATTTCTCCACCAAAAGGGAGAGACCCACGACAGCCACCAAAAGCTGAAATaactaaaaaaagaaaccatTGGCGACCTCGCTGCTACAACCCAATAAGCGAAGCAATGCAGACGGCAAGCATTTAGGGTGGAGTAGGGGAAAGGAAACCACATCTGAAGGCAAGGCCTAATTCCTCCCCTCCCGCTGCCCCATTTGGATTTAAACACTAGGGGGAGGAAGGggaaagagaggaggaagaaggtgTGACGACTGTGtgaatatttgttttctccaaatcaattacattgtgCCACGTCGTCATATTCTATTAATTGGTGGCCACTGTTTTGATGACATAgggcaatgtaattgatttgaatgaacaaatatttacactgtcggtgtatataatttattttcttcaaaaaaaaaacaaagaaaaaaatcgactcctctctctctcactctcaattCCTCCCTTGCTCATCTCAATGTCAATAGCAAACTATTGtaaatctctctctatcttcatCATCTCTCAATTCCTCCCTTGTTTATCTCAATGTCAATAGCAAGGAATGACTATTGTATCAATGGAAGGTTCATCTCCTACCatcgaaaatgaaaaatgttgaCACATCTCTAGGTTTTTTACCGATTGATGATATAGAGATAGAAATGGAATCAAATTTGATCGGAAATAATTGTACACtggtggagaaaaaagttgtgATGGACATTGTACCTTCGTAAAGAGCTGAATATATGCAGCTCCCATCGAAAGTAGTTTTTCCATTTCAGAAGTATCCGGGTCGTTTGCATTTCGTACATGCCCCGCTATACAGTCGTAACGAGTCAGATGCCGAAGGGCTGTGACATAGCCTAGTAGGTCACCCGCAGCGGTCTGCATTTCCTCGAGATTTTGATTCGGATGTTTATCTTGAATCAAAATTAGCGATTTTTTGAACCAATCCCGGTATTGGTCGGTAACCGAAATTGCGTGATGAGGTTCTACCCGTatgaaattttgtaatttttttctgacccagaattttggattttcaaGGTCGAAAATAGTGTATTTTTACGGGATTTAGAAACTGAAATACTATTCTCAAGTACAATGGTTCTAAAACGATACTGTTTATTAAATCCATATATATTAGAAAATTTCGGTATTTACAGATCGTAAATATTGATACCAAAAGGGTTTTCAAAATCGAAATGAATATCTCTCTACCatgttcaaattattttttcaaaaagcatgTATTGTTTTAATATTTTATGAGAATTTCAACTATTTCGGTtttagatttttgaaaaagtgcgCCAACTGCTGGATACGTAAACTTGATCttccaaaattttgttttggatttgacattcaaaaattgaatattttatGCTATTTCGGTTTCTGTCAATCGGAATTTACAATTTCATACAGTACTTCGctttcattttttaactttttacctACATTGTTTCAGCTTGATAATTACAGGCTTTATTTAATTCACATAAATGGTTAACAAATTCGGTATTTAAATGTCGTTAAAGGTTAATTATTTCGACATTCAAAAACTGAAATCTAT
The sequence above is drawn from the Rhododendron vialii isolate Sample 1 chromosome 6a, ASM3025357v1 genome and encodes:
- the LOC131330897 gene encoding uncharacterized protein At1g21580 isoform X2; protein product: MEQPPPFLDHPPRYVPLPHHRPPPNHSEDINFYPHLLPPPPPLPPPPPYNNHQSHFPFPNHPRPIEDHLRIPPSRHLLRPPPPKIFDKNFANSFPISRSDSSWMDPPRVPLHNLIQFDNPTSHVPDSSLKFRDDFIDDVGFKPDHDDEEFLRNNTNDVDTSYRIRRNHLYEPHSSGSSRNFAFGDSHFCSPNKKSRDYGSTVGSYQSFRGFAMDNDRIRSNGSDENRRWVGHARPPSRSSSDACPMDGENKAFDNFSGLQIGFSRRVPNVYDSGKFRGSREGNQEFRQSRRKEIERTSALRRIQLRKSTKRNRNGEQKFPALCSNDSGPSTFRSRGPVVHTDTRVEPDGEGSPVELDVSFKSNALVAKAIVASPSCGVKSNRKLPGPELDHSNSPLSKSNSSTNGFDCPAISYKKSKQSGGNIKDPGGRDVCDIFSQPSSHHTLELPGRNNMKEPFSDKGVDTIGSVGTSSLGVKKKEVNSYVLRSLAMDKNVDLVKENRSLSGPPTASQVGEDSMHSREQNASAGMVLVHNVDMKPSPNEVTAFLDHIIENYTAGSIVSDKDGSEVDSGGSHVQNSKTTRKSSTRPFGSSNPLKINVDEGTVIADTSIDLQTISYYARGPAELQNGSDFTGSGQVGDFSHKIEPPVFLQNGFLKGQLEANNISSPEEIRSDGVPVNLLTTVSNVHNDLSSDNGLLRGQLKITVSDTDAVGTDSMFNEATVMAGSVDVEGFPRAVPLVESKAIVGLEETSIQEGVSDGYSSNDSATTTSGSDNGSRNSQSKFSFSGNGYLDDTSKESDPDSATVLHENVALEGAPKATMLVGGDLHAGFEKGCTSNKRKDSSHRLPSPSSCDMPENPVGTTLSFPAMDLNFAEEDLLGAGNFSAGSQSCTDKDGIVRGYSPIKGSVDNDVSGKGSIRISQYTTSSKYTKKRKISAPVSPLPMLSETQEESSNAGTFTSSVKLPSLRDMMCNIHQEDSRFPSCSESCPVLLENSKAGASFEAVAFVGEGRCNNVSELEQNEKSDLVMTIENAFGNEKGGRGKSVEEPGVLRTEIVQQRSPVEIQTLDRDQSLPFKDVECDADLFVKNGLPSVLNTLSLYEHDDSVPTSDLHDAVMESAPDKLFNMDTKGTPSTATASKIVNTEITLGQVLNDKGYVHERKQDEKLVLEDLLSSNLLNTSLQNTTTDKKPGHAVGSVSSKNTEVGPQDARETTDGLNSMNNTRKNQLASVVPSIFPGHLLKKMAPSSHRTKPRTWHRSTNPSASSHLGKSSYPNPFPPQGQQASNIGKDQTAAYIRKGNSLVRKPSPFAAPTVSHGLTSSVYRLYPLIVNEIKEKTGPDATLERSKTPPLPCSTNLSNCMISSPLADPPSNGCSETDSDPLTRKVNADVSKVYHDAPNSTGASEYQNGQINNSVTQSVQDDINSVSRELKKILYVKRKSNQLVAASGSSDVSHQNVDKTDAPSSSGYYKRKKNQIIRKSFKITQKVGLPDDMLILEGKKALPVIQSSSSGGRSGKGLGKTYKPSKSSLVWTLRGAQSLKKDNTLIHQVWPHLFPWKRATYRRSLMHASASTPNTSLSTISRKLLLSRKRETIYTRSTQGFSLRKSKVLSVGGASLKWSKSIERKLKKANEEATLAVVAVEKKKREQNGAGVVTTGAKNRNRSSRERIFRVGSVRYKMDPTRRTLQRISDEESSNSAALQHGAKKSAVPKRLLIGNDEYVRIGNGNQLIRDPKKRTRILASEKVRWSLHNARLRLARKRKYCQFFTRFGKCNKDDGKCPYTHDRSKIAVCTKFLKGSCLDINCKLTHKAIPERMQDCSYFLQGLCTNESCPYRHVNVNPNASICEGFLRGYCADGNECRKKHSYVCPTFEATGICTEGSKCKLHHPKKRNKGKKTDTSKEQKNTRGRYFGSKHIDTLDRGTAVSGRHSAKDSDDIFYPEGRFADYIDLGFFDEEAAETNDSAGKKTTTASSDDGPMDMHQDDDMLIKPINLMSRSMKESPPASDSPRETTAFNISEELSFR